One window of the Acaryochloris sp. CCMEE 5410 genome contains the following:
- a CDS encoding Uma2 family endonuclease: MVLQYDPRQCLPSSAELPDSDDTPVDNELQNLIPNLLDGILAMAWPQRVDWFFGVDMGIYYDPDQPAIVPDGFLSLGVERFIGEDVRLSYMFWEEDHIPPILALEVVSKTYGGEYERKKTIYADLGIRYYAVYLPNHKSRRKRQSLEVYILENGTYQQLDGNPVWLPEIGLGLGRERGTYLGREREWLYWFNQDGDRLLTPEERVEQAESQVEQEKNRAEQAKARVERLAEKLKALGVDPDSI; the protein is encoded by the coding sequence ATGGTGCTTCAATACGACCCCAGACAATGTCTCCCCTCCTCAGCTGAGTTACCGGACTCAGACGATACGCCCGTTGATAATGAACTGCAAAATCTCATCCCCAATTTGCTCGACGGCATTTTGGCAATGGCATGGCCTCAACGAGTCGATTGGTTCTTTGGCGTAGATATGGGCATCTACTATGACCCCGACCAGCCAGCCATCGTGCCAGATGGCTTTCTTAGCCTTGGCGTTGAACGGTTTATTGGTGAAGATGTCCGTTTAAGCTATATGTTCTGGGAGGAGGATCACATTCCTCCGATTTTAGCCTTAGAGGTTGTATCAAAGACCTACGGCGGTGAATACGAACGGAAAAAGACAATCTACGCGGATTTAGGGATTCGCTATTACGCCGTTTATCTACCGAATCACAAGTCTCGACGGAAACGTCAGTCTCTTGAAGTGTATATTTTGGAGAATGGCACTTACCAACAATTAGATGGAAATCCAGTCTGGCTGCCCGAAATTGGCTTAGGGCTAGGGCGAGAGCGCGGCACCTATCTGGGGCGAGAACGAGAATGGCTTTACTGGTTTAATCAGGACGGCGATCGCTTACTCACGCCAGAAGAAAGGGTGGAGCAAGCCGAGTCGCAGGTGGAGCAAGAAAAAAATCGTGCTGAGCAGGCAAAGGCTCGGGTCGAGCGATTAGCCGAAAAGTTGAAAGCGCTGGGGGTGGATCCTGATTCTATTTAA
- a CDS encoding SH3 domain-containing protein, whose protein sequence is MMRFKSVSTALLSGTVMVLAGVLPIRHSQAETLTYPKTVQVKPGGASIFAQPRNSGEVIGEYKAGVILNPTLRVFSNEGQIWLKVGDHWIPEASLRVIEGPPPAAAQPPTPPASPPSPPPESPSKPSKPSTPATPSAPKGKPLAAPVTKTPRTAEVIAKDADVAINVREEPTTDSKSLLAVKSGEPAEVLKQTLGKDSYTWYKLKFTRLGAEGWMRGDFVKIRAQKSQPQSTAAPPKNPGAITSPPGVFVALQTTPAQQTATQYRASSGQSVELLKMVKGEDGLAWYNVQFLDNAEAKGWVRGDQVRWLVSYTQPKAAKLSASPGQIISFYAQPTEKTALPLRGISGQAVEVLKQTKGNNGYAWYSVKVQDKPTAQGWVKGENVRLQL, encoded by the coding sequence ATGATGCGTTTCAAATCGGTGTCCACAGCACTACTAAGCGGAACAGTCATGGTTCTTGCGGGTGTGCTTCCCATTAGACATAGCCAAGCCGAAACCCTGACCTATCCCAAAACAGTGCAAGTGAAGCCGGGGGGAGCCAGCATTTTTGCCCAGCCCAGAAACTCTGGGGAAGTGATTGGAGAATATAAAGCTGGGGTCATTCTCAATCCAACCCTGCGCGTTTTTAGCAATGAAGGGCAAATTTGGTTAAAAGTAGGCGACCATTGGATTCCTGAAGCTTCATTACGGGTGATAGAGGGTCCACCCCCTGCCGCAGCACAGCCCCCGACTCCACCTGCCTCGCCGCCTTCACCGCCCCCTGAGTCCCCTTCAAAACCCTCTAAGCCCTCAACGCCAGCAACACCCTCAGCACCCAAAGGAAAACCTCTAGCGGCTCCAGTTACTAAAACCCCACGAACGGCAGAGGTGATTGCCAAGGACGCAGACGTTGCCATTAATGTCCGAGAAGAACCCACTACTGACTCAAAATCTTTGCTAGCCGTTAAGTCAGGGGAACCTGCTGAGGTTTTAAAACAAACCTTGGGCAAAGATTCCTATACCTGGTACAAACTGAAATTCACTCGATTGGGAGCAGAAGGGTGGATGCGCGGTGACTTTGTCAAAATCCGCGCTCAAAAATCTCAGCCTCAAAGCACAGCCGCTCCGCCTAAAAATCCAGGTGCTATTACGTCCCCCCCTGGTGTATTTGTCGCTCTCCAAACGACCCCAGCTCAGCAAACCGCCACTCAGTATCGGGCTAGTTCTGGCCAGAGCGTTGAACTCCTCAAAATGGTCAAAGGCGAAGATGGATTGGCTTGGTACAACGTTCAGTTTCTCGATAATGCTGAGGCCAAAGGGTGGGTTCGTGGCGATCAGGTGAGATGGCTGGTGAGCTATACCCAACCCAAAGCGGCTAAGTTGAGCGCCTCCCCAGGCCAGATCATTTCTTTTTATGCCCAGCCCACTGAGAAAACAGCGTTGCCCCTTCGCGGCATCTCAGGTCAAGCTGTAGAGGTTTTAAAACAGACTAAGGGTAACAATGGCTATGCTTGGTATTCGGTCAAAGTGCAGGATAAGCCGACAGCCCAAGGTTGGGTCAAAGGCGAGAATGTCCGTTTACAGCTATAA
- a CDS encoding COP23 domain-containing protein, translating into MKRHQITSMIALSVVAGATLVMGAQPAQAGEARFSCALGSGTPTTMAKTKRGYVPVIRWTSEYFGASGWSPEARCAEVSDRFNSYYQKDTLNFLTTGRMNRQSVVCVANYNGGPCSGLLFTLKPGSNPGRTLQQLLSVRVGASGPLNESTARVYIDMEDFLSKAPVEKEAGATPSTPQPKIESTTPSSTTTPAATKPLGLW; encoded by the coding sequence ATGAAGCGCCACCAGATCACATCTATGATTGCGTTGTCCGTCGTGGCTGGTGCAACCTTAGTTATGGGAGCTCAACCTGCACAAGCCGGTGAAGCACGATTCAGTTGTGCCCTAGGCAGTGGCACCCCTACTACCATGGCAAAAACCAAGCGAGGTTATGTACCCGTCATTCGCTGGACCTCTGAATATTTTGGCGCTTCCGGTTGGTCTCCAGAAGCTCGCTGTGCCGAGGTTTCGGATCGCTTCAACTCCTATTATCAAAAGGACACCCTGAACTTTCTCACCACTGGTCGGATGAATCGCCAGTCTGTCGTTTGTGTCGCGAACTATAACGGGGGTCCTTGCAGTGGGTTATTGTTTACCCTCAAGCCAGGCAGCAATCCTGGGCGAACCTTGCAACAGCTTCTCAGCGTTCGAGTCGGTGCATCAGGGCCTCTGAATGAGTCTACGGCCCGCGTTTATATTGACATGGAAGATTTCTTGAGTAAGGCACCGGTTGAGAAAGAAGCAGGGGCAACCCCAAGCACCCCTCAACCCAAGATTGAATCCACGACTCCAAGCTCTACAACCACCCCTGCTGCAACTAAGCCTTTGGGATTGTGGTAA
- a CDS encoding serine protease, translated as MVPTLSLYSLCTIALWLPGIPPSAELCTQVPGVPLLAAPAKTEPHTVSVERVRRYARTITVTVWVDDRWSSGILVHRQGRTYTVITNQHVVAVGKRYQVVLADGQRYDAELRPSPNQEKNDLAVLKFQSPNVAYPVAQFAPSLSLVPGVPVFAAGFPIAQTSASQPQFRFTSGQVSLISDRVLQGGYQIGYTNPIQKGMSGGPVLNRWGQVIAMNGMHAYPLWGDPYIFIDGSKPNSAEHQVMKQSSWAIPAERFLQFIPTAHKVRR; from the coding sequence ATGGTTCCCACGTTAAGTCTGTACTCCCTATGCACCATAGCGCTATGGCTACCGGGCATACCCCCTAGTGCTGAACTTTGTACTCAAGTCCCTGGGGTGCCGTTGCTCGCAGCTCCTGCGAAGACTGAACCGCACACCGTCTCGGTTGAACGGGTACGCCGTTATGCGCGAACCATCACCGTAACGGTGTGGGTAGATGATCGATGGAGTTCTGGGATTTTAGTCCATCGCCAAGGTCGGACCTACACGGTGATCACGAATCAGCATGTCGTCGCCGTTGGCAAACGCTATCAAGTGGTGCTGGCAGATGGGCAGCGTTATGACGCCGAACTAAGGCCATCCCCAAACCAGGAAAAGAACGATCTGGCGGTACTAAAATTTCAGAGTCCTAACGTTGCTTATCCCGTCGCTCAGTTCGCTCCCTCTTTGTCACTAGTCCCTGGAGTTCCTGTTTTTGCAGCCGGATTTCCCATTGCTCAAACCTCAGCCAGCCAACCTCAATTTCGCTTCACATCAGGACAGGTCTCTCTGATCTCTGATCGGGTATTGCAGGGTGGTTATCAGATTGGCTATACCAATCCCATTCAGAAAGGAATGAGTGGTGGCCCTGTTTTAAATCGTTGGGGACAGGTGATTGCGATGAATGGAATGCATGCCTACCCCCTTTGGGGTGATCCTTACATTTTTATAGATGGTTCCAAACCTAATTCTGCCGAACATCAAGTGATGAAACAGTCTAGTTGGGCCATTCCTGCAGAACGATTTTTGCAGTTTATCCCTACAGCCCATAAAGTTAGACGATAG
- the tsf gene encoding translation elongation factor Ts → MAAISAKDVKELRDKTGAGMMDCKKALQENDGDQEKAIAYLRKKGLSQAGKKSGRVTAEGLVDSYIHFGGQIGVLVEVNCETDFVARNEAFKELVQDIAKQIAACPNVQYVDTDEIPQDFVEKEKAVAMGSDALKGKPDNIKEKIVQGKLDKTLKELCLLHQPYIKDQSITVQELLQQAISKLGENMKVRRFTRFVLGEGIDKVESNLAEEVAAQTKPKVEEKPAEEKPAAKKATSKKKKGKKK, encoded by the coding sequence ATGGCAGCAATATCAGCAAAAGATGTTAAAGAACTGCGTGATAAAACTGGCGCAGGGATGATGGACTGCAAGAAAGCCTTGCAAGAAAATGATGGCGATCAAGAAAAAGCCATTGCCTATCTGCGCAAAAAAGGCCTCTCCCAGGCGGGTAAAAAGTCCGGTCGCGTCACTGCTGAAGGACTCGTTGATAGCTACATCCACTTCGGTGGTCAAATTGGTGTGTTGGTCGAAGTCAACTGTGAAACTGATTTTGTAGCCCGCAACGAAGCTTTTAAAGAACTGGTCCAAGACATTGCCAAGCAAATCGCCGCTTGCCCCAATGTCCAATATGTTGATACCGATGAAATCCCTCAGGATTTTGTGGAAAAAGAGAAGGCAGTGGCCATGGGCTCTGACGCCCTCAAGGGTAAGCCCGACAATATTAAAGAAAAAATTGTCCAAGGCAAGTTAGACAAGACCTTAAAAGAGCTATGCCTCTTGCATCAACCCTATATCAAAGACCAAAGCATCACAGTCCAAGAACTGCTGCAGCAGGCTATTTCTAAGCTGGGCGAGAACATGAAGGTTCGTCGCTTTACTCGCTTTGTCCTAGGCGAAGGCATTGATAAAGTTGAGTCTAACTTAGCCGAAGAAGTGGCAGCCCAAACCAAGCCTAAAGTAGAAGAGAAACCTGCCGAAGAGAAGCCTGCGGCCAAAAAGGCTACTTCTAAGAAGAAAAAAGGTAAGAAGAAGTAA
- a CDS encoding alcohol dehydrogenase catalytic domain-containing protein, whose amino-acid sequence MQGLWLEDNQLRHRTDLPLPQPQADEALVRVRQAGICNTDLELIKGYYPYTGILGHEFVGQVEQGPAHLQGKRVVGEINAACGNCDYCRRHLTTHCEQRSVLGIVNRHGAFAEYLTLPVANLHPVPDHLPDQVVTFTEPLAAALEIQEQIAINPSHRVLVVGDGKLGQLVAQTLALTGCQLFVVGRHAEKLANLSARNIATGFEPDLQAQLRSFDIAVECTGNPQGFDLARKALRPRGTLVLKSTYAEHLTIDAAAIVVDELTVLGSRCGPFAKALDLLDQSAVDVTSLIQTTFPLSQGIQAFAVAQQRGTQKVLLSMND is encoded by the coding sequence ATGCAAGGGCTTTGGTTAGAAGACAATCAGCTTCGTCATCGCACGGATTTGCCCCTGCCCCAACCCCAAGCGGATGAAGCCTTGGTCCGAGTGCGACAAGCAGGCATTTGTAATACTGATCTGGAGTTAATCAAGGGCTATTACCCCTATACCGGTATTCTGGGCCATGAATTTGTTGGGCAGGTTGAACAGGGACCTGCTCATTTGCAAGGTAAGCGAGTGGTCGGTGAAATCAATGCAGCCTGTGGCAACTGTGACTATTGTCGTCGTCATTTAACGACCCACTGTGAACAACGGTCTGTTTTAGGTATCGTCAACCGTCATGGGGCTTTTGCCGAATATTTAACGTTACCTGTTGCGAATCTCCATCCTGTCCCCGATCATCTTCCCGATCAAGTGGTTACGTTTACGGAACCCCTCGCTGCGGCCTTAGAGATTCAGGAACAAATCGCCATCAATCCTTCCCACCGCGTGCTGGTTGTCGGTGATGGCAAGCTGGGGCAGCTGGTTGCCCAAACCTTAGCGCTGACGGGATGTCAACTCTTTGTTGTGGGACGTCATGCCGAGAAATTAGCGAATCTCTCAGCCCGAAATATTGCAACTGGCTTTGAACCCGATCTCCAGGCTCAGCTACGGTCTTTTGATATTGCCGTTGAATGTACAGGTAATCCTCAAGGGTTTGACCTGGCGCGTAAAGCTCTGCGTCCCCGAGGAACGTTAGTACTCAAAAGTACCTATGCTGAGCATTTAACCATTGATGCGGCTGCTATCGTCGTCGATGAGCTGACCGTGTTGGGGTCTCGCTGTGGACCTTTTGCCAAGGCTTTAGATCTATTGGACCAGTCAGCAGTAGACGTTACCTCTTTGATCCAAACTACCTTTCCCTTGTCTCAGGGCATTCAAGCGTTTGCAGTGGCGCAACAGCGAGGTACCCAAAAGGTTTTGTTATCGATGAACGATTAG